The Fibrobacter sp. UWB2 genome window below encodes:
- a CDS encoding ABC transporter permease subunit (The N-terminal region of this protein, as described by TIGR01726, is a three transmembrane segment that identifies a subfamily of ABC transporter permease subunits, which specificities that include histidine, arginine, glutamine, glutamate, L-cystine (sic), the opines (in Agrobacterium) octopine and nopaline, etc.) has protein sequence MIRKLYLTLFIALFSLALTSCQSENQTVIPNRVHSISDLGHKKVGVQIGNTADIYASDFGGDTAKIDVERYTKLADAVQALLQGKIDAVMSDDQPAKAFVLQNPSLRILEEVFVEEMYAGVVAKGNEALLDSVNQALEAMKKDGVYDSLFNTYIYRSGNYHYQKKVTEGPKLVVSTNAQFPPYEYYENTKIVGLDIEIVNYIADYLNRTVEIQDIEFDAIINAVASGKADVGFSGFTVTEERKKSINFTTPYTLSKVVVIVRGDQAVESEESFGDHVYKNFVKDSRWKFIVEGLRNTLVISFFAALLGIMIGFVIAQIRTSNEFNGRFKVLNWFAKAYLAVIRGTPMMIQLLIIYYIVFSSVNINKILVAIVAFGINSGAYVSEIIRSGIKGVDPGQIEAGRSLGLKFRTVLYYIVYPQAFKNSLPALTNEFISLIKETSICGYIGLTDLTRGGDIIRSMTYEAMLPLLAVAAIYFIIVAGLSACVAKLEKRLKKNER, from the coding sequence ATGATACGAAAGTTATATCTCACTCTTTTTATTGCACTGTTCTCACTTGCGCTCACATCGTGCCAAAGCGAGAATCAGACCGTCATCCCCAACAGGGTTCATTCCATCAGCGATCTCGGCCACAAAAAGGTGGGCGTGCAGATAGGCAACACCGCCGATATCTACGCATCGGACTTTGGTGGCGACACGGCTAAGATCGATGTCGAACGCTACACGAAGCTTGCCGATGCCGTGCAGGCACTGTTGCAGGGGAAGATTGACGCGGTCATGAGTGACGACCAGCCCGCCAAGGCTTTTGTGCTCCAGAATCCGTCGCTTCGCATTCTCGAAGAAGTCTTCGTCGAAGAAATGTATGCAGGCGTTGTCGCGAAGGGCAACGAAGCGCTTTTGGATTCAGTGAACCAGGCGCTTGAAGCGATGAAGAAGGATGGCGTTTACGATTCCCTCTTCAACACGTACATTTACCGTTCGGGCAATTACCACTACCAGAAAAAAGTGACCGAAGGCCCGAAGCTCGTTGTTTCGACCAACGCTCAGTTCCCGCCGTACGAATACTACGAGAACACAAAGATTGTCGGTCTCGATATCGAAATCGTGAATTACATTGCCGATTACCTCAATCGCACTGTTGAAATTCAAGACATTGAATTCGACGCGATTATCAATGCGGTTGCTTCGGGCAAGGCTGATGTCGGATTCTCGGGATTCACCGTGACCGAAGAACGCAAAAAGTCCATCAACTTTACGACTCCGTACACGCTCTCGAAAGTCGTCGTGATTGTTCGCGGTGACCAAGCTGTCGAAAGTGAAGAAAGCTTTGGCGATCATGTCTACAAGAATTTCGTGAAGGATTCCCGCTGGAAGTTCATTGTTGAAGGTCTCCGCAACACGCTCGTGATTTCGTTCTTTGCGGCTCTTCTCGGCATCATGATTGGCTTTGTGATTGCGCAGATTCGTACGAGCAACGAATTCAACGGCCGCTTCAAAGTGCTGAACTGGTTTGCTAAGGCTTACCTCGCCGTGATTCGCGGCACGCCGATGATGATTCAGCTCCTCATCATTTACTACATCGTCTTTTCGTCGGTGAACATCAACAAGATTCTCGTCGCGATTGTTGCTTTCGGCATTAACTCGGGCGCATACGTTTCCGAAATCATCCGTAGCGGCATCAAGGGCGTTGATCCGGGACAGATTGAAGCGGGCCGCAGTCTTGGTCTCAAGTTCCGTACTGTGCTTTATTACATCGTTTACCCGCAGGCGTTCAAGAACTCGCTTCCGGCTCTCACGAACGAATTTATCTCGCTCATCAAGGAAACGTCCATTTGCGGTTACATCGGCCTTACCGACCTCACTCGCGGTGGCGATATCATCCGCAGTATGACTTACGAAGCCATGCTCCCGCTCCTTGCTGTGGCTGCTATTTACTTTATCATTGTCGCCGGGCTTTCGGCTTGTGTTGCAAAACTTGAAAAGAGGTTGAAGAAAAATGAACGCTAA
- a CDS encoding amino acid ABC transporter ATP-binding protein, translated as MNANAETLIQVKNLCKSYGDKQILKGISLDIHRGDVIAIIGPSGCGKSTFLRQLNLLEHPTSGDILLDGKSILAKDVSKPSIRERVGMVFQQFNLFKNMTALKNIMFAPVKLGRLSKAEAETRARELLKRVGLLDRADHYPAQLSGGQQQRIAIARAMAMQPEAILFDEPTSALDPEMVGEVLKIMKDLAKSGMTMIVVTHEMSFAREVANRVLFFADGYVKEDGTPEEVFDNPKDTRLKEFLSALKK; from the coding sequence ATGAACGCTAATGCAGAAACTTTAATCCAGGTCAAGAACCTTTGCAAATCTTACGGTGACAAGCAAATCCTCAAGGGCATTTCGCTTGATATCCATCGCGGTGACGTGATTGCAATTATCGGCCCGTCTGGTTGTGGCAAGTCCACTTTCTTGCGCCAGTTGAATTTGCTGGAGCACCCGACGAGCGGCGATATCCTTTTGGATGGCAAGAGCATTTTGGCGAAGGATGTTTCGAAGCCTTCGATTCGCGAGCGCGTTGGCATGGTTTTCCAGCAGTTCAACCTGTTCAAGAACATGACCGCCCTCAAGAACATCATGTTTGCTCCGGTGAAACTCGGTCGCCTGTCCAAGGCAGAAGCCGAAACGCGCGCTCGTGAACTCTTGAAGCGCGTGGGACTTTTGGACCGTGCAGACCATTATCCAGCACAGCTTTCGGGCGGTCAGCAGCAGCGTATCGCCATTGCCCGTGCCATGGCTATGCAGCCTGAAGCAATCCTTTTTGACGAACCGACGAGCGCGTTGGACCCGGAAATGGTGGGCGAAGTGCTCAAGATCATGAAGGACCTTGCAAAGTCTGGAATGACGATGATTGTCGTGACGCACGAAATGAGCTTTGCTCGCGAAGTGGCAAACCGTGTGCTCTTCTTTGCCGATGGTTACGTTAAGGAAGACGGAACCCCCGAAGAAGTCTTCGACAACCCGAAGGACACCCGCCTTAAGGAATTCTTGTCCGCACTGAAGAAGTAG
- a CDS encoding SUMF1/EgtB/PvdO family nonheme iron enzyme yields the protein MANNEKNSTKNTQNAQGNQKKKNGKRNLVILILMFLLLICLFVVQCQLNKVKQQALEEQKLSELALRQQQILDSLRAEQAKADSLKALEEARIADSLRIADSIRTADSLANLPKVPAVNKDSIRAYRKFRRDSLARVNDSLARIERDRQDSLNKARFADSLRNSDKVPPTAEITPPAGRYYAPIKLKVKCDEIKCKTFVSIGDTLNPQDASKGIEYNKTGSVFFYATDSVGNRSAWEEAKYDMASDNICGKNAYPVPVGGKTVCVDAYEYPNQPDATPKDMVSQEEAARICKNEGKHLCTIEEWQAACRGKDGFKFSYGNGYKQSKCNTNTKAAKRSGRKTQCRSWYGMYDMNGNLWEWTASTSKQHPDKFLVAGGAWNTNNESSCSVSKFSFYPQNQYPSVGFRCCK from the coding sequence ATGGCAAACAACGAAAAGAATTCTACGAAGAACACACAAAATGCGCAGGGCAACCAAAAGAAGAAAAACGGGAAACGCAATCTCGTCATCTTGATTTTGATGTTCCTTTTGCTCATCTGCCTTTTTGTAGTGCAGTGCCAGCTCAACAAGGTCAAGCAGCAAGCGCTTGAAGAACAGAAGCTCTCGGAACTCGCACTCCGCCAGCAGCAGATTCTTGATAGCCTCCGCGCCGAGCAGGCCAAGGCCGACAGCTTGAAGGCTCTCGAAGAAGCTAGAATCGCAGACAGTTTGCGCATCGCGGACTCCATCCGCACGGCAGATTCGCTCGCCAATTTGCCCAAAGTCCCGGCAGTCAACAAGGACAGCATCCGTGCCTATCGCAAGTTCCGCAGGGATAGCCTCGCCCGCGTTAACGACTCACTCGCACGTATCGAGAGAGACCGCCAGGATTCCCTGAACAAGGCTCGCTTCGCCGATAGCCTCCGCAACTCGGACAAGGTCCCGCCCACAGCCGAAATCACGCCGCCTGCAGGCCGCTACTACGCCCCGATCAAGCTCAAGGTCAAGTGCGACGAAATCAAGTGCAAGACGTTTGTTTCCATCGGCGATACGCTCAATCCGCAAGACGCAAGCAAGGGCATTGAATACAATAAGACCGGTTCCGTGTTCTTCTACGCTACCGACTCCGTCGGTAACCGCTCCGCTTGGGAAGAAGCCAAGTACGATATGGCAAGCGATAACATTTGCGGCAAGAACGCCTACCCCGTCCCGGTTGGCGGAAAGACCGTCTGCGTAGACGCTTACGAATACCCGAACCAGCCGGACGCTACGCCGAAGGACATGGTAAGCCAGGAAGAAGCCGCACGCATTTGCAAGAACGAAGGCAAGCACCTCTGCACAATCGAAGAATGGCAAGCCGCATGCCGTGGCAAGGACGGTTTCAAGTTCTCTTACGGTAATGGTTACAAGCAGAGCAAGTGCAACACCAACACGAAGGCCGCCAAGAGAAGTGGCCGCAAGACGCAATGCCGTAGTTGGTATGGCATGTACGACATGAACGGAAATCTCTGGGAATGGACAGCCTCAACAAGCAAGCAGCACCCGGACAAGTTCCTGGTCGCAGGCGGTGCATGGAATACCAACAACGAAAGTAGCTGTTCCGTAAGCAAATTCAGCTTCTATCCGCAAAACCAGTACCCGAGTGTCGGTTTCAGGTGTTGTAAATAA
- the cdaA gene encoding diadenylate cyclase CdaA, producing MTLFKLFGIIDVRMADILDVLLISVILYYIFLLFRGTRAAQMIFGGFLLILAWLIAQWWELHTLVWMLSNLATLGIIAIVILFQPEIRSALTRIGQSVSKVDLRNILFHASGLDDIAQKICSAVQDLAKTKTGALIVLEKRVGLKNYADTGEYLDARISSRLLRALFFPNSALHDGAVILNCKSIVAAGCILPMPTGNAEGDAGYGMRHRAAKALAAESDALIIIVSEETGKISTAYRNNLRRGLTPKELKAEIFRHWHDLFNEVIEEDQAEGENEAVENKV from the coding sequence ATGACGCTGTTTAAGTTATTCGGCATCATCGATGTTCGTATGGCTGACATTCTGGACGTTCTCCTCATATCAGTCATTCTGTATTACATCTTTTTACTGTTCCGCGGGACGCGTGCAGCACAGATGATTTTCGGCGGCTTTTTGCTCATTCTCGCATGGCTCATTGCGCAGTGGTGGGAACTCCATACGCTCGTGTGGATGCTCAGTAACCTCGCTACGCTCGGTATTATCGCCATCGTGATTTTGTTCCAGCCCGAAATTCGAAGCGCCCTTACGCGAATCGGTCAGAGCGTGAGTAAAGTGGACTTGAGAAACATCCTCTTCCACGCGAGCGGTCTCGATGACATCGCCCAGAAAATTTGCTCTGCCGTTCAGGATTTGGCAAAGACAAAAACCGGTGCGCTCATTGTACTTGAAAAGCGCGTGGGCCTCAAGAACTACGCAGATACAGGTGAATACCTCGACGCACGAATCAGCTCCAGACTTTTGCGCGCATTGTTCTTCCCGAACTCCGCTTTGCACGACGGTGCTGTGATTCTCAACTGCAAGTCGATTGTCGCCGCAGGCTGTATTTTGCCGATGCCGACCGGTAACGCCGAAGGCGATGCAGGCTACGGTATGCGCCACCGCGCCGCTAAAGCTCTCGCTGCCGAAAGTGATGCCCTCATCATCATCGTCTCCGAAGAAACAGGTAAAATTTCTACCGCTTACAGAAACAACCTGAGACGCGGCCTCACCCCGAAAGAACTTAAAGCAGAAATTTTCCGCCACTGGCACGACCTCTTCAACGAAGTGATTGAAGAAGATCAAGCCGAAGGTGAAAACGAAGCAGTCGAAAACAAGGTGTAA
- the folP gene encoding dihydropteroate synthase, protein MGIVNVTPDSFFDGGKHNTPEAAYEHAISLVEQGAVILDIGGESSRPGSAPVSVQEELDRVCPIVEALAQTATISEDLDNPGFRKFYISVDTVKAKVAEECMKLGAHIINDISACMMDPKMIETVASTKASVVLNHMRGNFGTMQQDFKPYTNVVQEVQEELLAQVKKLLDAGVEKERICIDPGIGFGKTVQDNIDLMKSVDVMLKDGYPVLIGTSRKSYIGKMPGLETSDRLIPTVTADIIAALGGASVIRVHDVREAKESLLYLEALKSHDAV, encoded by the coding sequence ATGGGTATCGTGAATGTTACCCCGGACAGTTTCTTTGATGGAGGCAAGCATAACACGCCCGAAGCCGCTTACGAGCACGCTATTTCGTTGGTGGAACAAGGCGCCGTGATTCTCGATATCGGCGGTGAAAGCAGCCGCCCGGGAAGCGCACCCGTGAGCGTTCAGGAAGAACTCGACCGCGTATGCCCCATCGTAGAAGCGCTCGCACAGACCGCAACCATTTCGGAAGACCTCGACAATCCGGGATTCCGCAAGTTCTACATCTCGGTCGATACGGTCAAGGCTAAAGTCGCCGAAGAATGCATGAAGCTCGGGGCGCACATCATCAACGACATCAGCGCCTGCATGATGGACCCGAAGATGATAGAAACCGTTGCAAGCACAAAGGCAAGCGTGGTGCTGAACCACATGCGCGGAAACTTCGGAACGATGCAGCAGGACTTCAAGCCGTACACGAACGTGGTCCAGGAAGTTCAAGAAGAACTCTTGGCACAGGTGAAGAAGCTCCTCGACGCCGGTGTCGAAAAAGAACGCATTTGCATTGACCCGGGTATCGGTTTTGGAAAGACGGTTCAAGACAACATAGACTTGATGAAGTCCGTGGACGTGATGCTCAAGGACGGCTACCCCGTTTTGATTGGCACGTCGAGAAAGTCTTACATCGGAAAGATGCCTGGGCTAGAAACAAGCGATAGACTTATCCCGACCGTGACCGCAGACATTATCGCCGCCCTTGGCGGAGCAAGCGTTATCCGCGTTCACGATGTTCGCGAAGCAAAAGAATCACTTTTATATTTGGAGGCTTTGAAGTCCCATGACGCTGTTTAA